A stretch of Phaeodactylum tricornutum CCAP 1055/1 chromosome 26, whole genome shotgun sequence DNA encodes these proteins:
- a CDS encoding predicted protein (Gene of unknown function, contains an ankyrin repeat near the c-terminus. There is a reliable signal peptide predicted and the gene is highly expressed under conditions of nitrogen limitation.; Pt_51089, Ankyrin repeat containing gene of unknownn function), producing the protein MTAIRFVGSALFLTAFLAVCAHSQADYGVDCSFPIHSKEFNCGNLLGDRKQIYEDFMEGCRKRYSTRASRCDSTEDDRIEMSLRQPQSMVNYTETGFKKIRAPNSVMDLLNAHWKRNRDGLYDREEIWPAGSIYVNHWESPTYMSAVEDTNTRGGGYALKKAVWDAVKPVVEAWTGMEQKPISMYGIRAYTEGAILSPHVDRLPLVSSCIINVDQDVDEDWPLEVYDRHDRAVNITMQPGDLVLYESGSLMHGRPFPLKGRFYANIFIHFEPTGRKLGDTSLEYLDELDDILPPYLLAGSPESDNWARKNPHGWSKPLPSAPIQQITSPEGHRAAAIGDLARLSKLAQTNRRALHAKDENGWQPLHEAVRADNKEAVELLIKHGANKDARVGKKGEGASALNLALDFLSVGADTVNYLMSIGAQNIEPDL; encoded by the exons TGATTATGGCGTCGACTGTTCTTTCCCCATCCACAGCAAAGAGTTCAACTGCGGAAATCTTCTCGGCGACCGGAAGCAAATCTACGAAGATTTTATGGAAGGTTGCAGAAAGCGCTATAGTACGAGAGCATCTCGCTGTGACTCAACTGAAGACGATCGGATCGAGATGAGTTTGCGACAACCTCAATCAATGGTG aacTATACGGAGACGGGCTTCAAAAAGATACGCGCCCCAAATAGCGTGATGGACCTTCTAAATGCTCACTGGAAGCGAAATCGAGATGGATTGTACGATCGTGAAGAGATCTGGCCTGCCGGAAGCATTTACGTGAACCATTGGGAAAGCCCAACATATATGTCGGCCGTGGAAGACACCAATACTCGCGGAGGTGGATATGCATTGAAAAAGGCCGTTTGGGATGCTGTCAAACCTGTTGTTGAAGCATGGACTGGTATGGAACAAAAGCCAATCAGTATGTACGGTATCCGTGCATACACTGAGGGTGCCATCCTAAGCCCGCACGTAGACCGCCTGCCATTGGTTAGCTCCTGTATCATCAATGTGGACCAAGATGTTGATGAAGATTGGCCTCTTGAGGTATATGACCGACACGACCGAGCCGTTAACATTACCATGCAACCAGGTGACCTTGTCCTGTATGAATCCGGATCCTTAATGCATggtcgtccttttcctttgaaaGGTCGGTTCTATGCAAATATCTTCATCCATTTCGAACCGACCGGACGAAAGTTAGGCGACACGTCTTTGGAATATTTGGACGAACTCGACGACATCCTCCCTCCCTACCTTCTTGCCGGTTCTCCCGAAAGCGACAACTGGGCAAGGAAGAATCCACATGGATGGAGCAAGCCATTGCCGTCTGCTCCAATTCAGCAAATAACTTCCCCGGAGGGTCATCGCGCTGCGGCTATTGGAGACCTTGCTCGATTGTCTAAGCTTGCACAAACAAACCGCAGGGCACTGCATGCCAAGGATGAGAATGGATGGCAGCCTCTCCACGAAGCTGTACGAGCCGATAACAAGGAGGCTGTTGAGCTTTTGATTAAGCATGGTGCCAACAAAGATGCTCGGGTCGGAAAGAAAGGGGAAGGCGCTAGCGCGTTGAACCTAGCTTTAGATTTTCTGAGCGTTGGGGCGGATACTGTCAACTACTTGATGAGCATTGGCGCCCAAAACATTGAACCTGACCTTT